Proteins co-encoded in one Fusarium fujikuroi IMI 58289 draft genome, chromosome FFUJ_chr06 genomic window:
- a CDS encoding related to ferric reductase Fre2p: MKFAASLGALLVNLSLWTLSLAAEDRSPERVCYDACFACLKPVHFDDVLRNQTGFTKTCYSPKAILSLYLCLDVYCTPGAVEVGLGSYNETCREQAHIVLPPFDVISNYTAEDVKGVRRFEQNETDKGVLFREVVVPSEHWFGIWWDTLDSVAYTYTYHDVYGRAMITFWIVVVTIGVLNHAILHIANLQMVRNYSPRSGGRFWNFYNWALNRITVPAFMGNRCAQKVGWGTVPPQVQSWTLFAFLLLNIALSILGYRIVPVNMYFPSTAKQILRYVSDRTGIISWANFPVIWLFGMRNNLLMWLTGWDFGTYNNFHRWVARIATLQAVVHSIGYTWLIVLEGGWEYYLFWWNYMFWWVGEVATIVMSLLVGASFYWIRRQHHVSIFQGEYDVFFWVPCFIWVGDRVIRALRIAAFSPKLWDTWATSIYHPASNIVRLVVPWSSSLYKPAPGTFYYIHVLNGPRCWESHPFTVAMVTDEGQRGSKLLGEQVPLLDGTVAEQSSDPVDSQDILSDSRTMTFLIRPYDGFTSRLRDAASTVWPKNVPQRVLVDGPYGHTRPLHLFDNVTFIVGGSGIVVPLSYLQRLTGPTAPRSVKIHWAVREPAFALDVLQTDIADSLGSTNLSIEIHLTTHTPQDELSEWPSQVTLRRGRIDASDVVRRRSEEAMGESLAIIACGPAQMADDARKTVADLLRNGVMRVEYFEESFQW; the protein is encoded by the exons ATGAAATTCGCAGCTTCTTTGGGCGCGCTGCTCGTCAATCTCTCACTGTGGACGCTTTCCCTTGCAGCCGAGGACAGATCTCCTGAGCGGGTATGCTACGACGCGTGTTTCGCGTGCCTAAAGCCCGTGCATTTCGACGACGTGCTCCGAAACCAAACGGGTTTTACAAAGACTTGCTACAGTCCCAAAGCGATACTATCGCTGTATCTATGTCTTGATGTGTATTGTACTCCTGGAGCGGTAGAGGTAGGGCTGGGGTCGTACAATGAGACGTGTCGAGAGCAGGCGCATATTGTTTTACCGCCGTTTGACGTGATTTCGAATTATACAGCCGAGGATGTCAAGGGAGTGAGAAGATTTGAGCAGAATGAGACGGATAAGGGGGTTTTGTTTAGAGAGGTTGTCGTGCCTTCTGAGCATTGGTTCGGGATCTGGTGGGATACTTTG GACTCTGTGGCATATACGTACACTTACCATGATGTCTACGG GCGCGCCATGATCACTTTTTGGATAGTCGTAGTAACCATCGGTGTCTTGAATCATGCAATTCTCCATATCGCCAACCTACAAATGGTTCGCAACTATTCTCCAAGATCAGGCGGAAGATTTTGGAACTTTTACAATTGGGCACTCAACCGAATCACGGTCCCGGCTTTTATGGGGAATCGATGCGCGCAGAAAGTCGGCTGGGGAACAGTACCTCCCCAGGTACAGTCTTGGACTCTTTTTGCtttcctccttctcaacatcgcGTTGAGCATCCTTGGATACAGGATTGTGCCAGTGAATATGTA CTTTCCATCGACGGCAAAACAGATTCTTCGATATGTCTCAGATCGCACGGGTATTATATCGTGGGCCAATTTCCCTGTTATCTGGCTATTTGGCATGAGGAACAATCTCCTTATGTGGCTAACTGGTTGGGACTTTGGAACATATAACAACTTTCACCGCTGGGTTGCGCGAATTGCAACTCTCCAAGCCGTCGTCCACTCTATTGGGTATACTTGGTTGATCGTCTTAG AGGGCGGCTGGGAGTATTATCTATTCTGGTGGAACTACATGTTCTGGTGGGTTGGCGAAGTG GCAACGATCGTCATGTCTCTTCTCGTTGGAGCATCATTCTACTGGATCCGGCGTCAGCA CCACGTCTCCATCTTCCAAGGTGAATACGACGTATTCTTCTGGGTCCCCTGCTTCATCTGGGTAGGCGACCGCGTCATCCGTGCTCTACGCATCGCGGCTTTCAGCCCAAAGCTCTGGGACACCTGGGCTACATCCATTTACCATCCAGCCTCCAACATTGTTAGACTTGTCGTTCCGTGGTCAAGCAGCTTGTATAAGCCAGCACCGGGAACATTCTACTACATCCATGTTCTCAACGGACCTCGTTGCTGGGAAAGTCACCCCTTTACCGTGGCAATGGTCACAGATGAAGGGCAGCGTGGTTCAAAGTTACTGGGCGAACAAGTTCCCCTGCTCGACGGCACTGTTGCTGAGCAAAGCTCGGATCCCGTTGACTCACAAGATATACTCAGCGACTCTCGCACAATGACATTCCTGATCCGTCCCTATGACGGCTTCACCTCCAGACTCCGCGACgcagcatcaacagtctGGCCTAAAAACGTCCCTCAGCGCGTCCTTGTCGACGGTCCGTACGGACACACTCGTCCCCTCCATCTCTTCGACAACGTAACTTTCATCGTCGGAGGCAGCGGCATCGTCGTTCCCCTATCATATCTCCAACGCCTCACCGGCCCAACGGCCCCTCGGTCCGTGAAAATCCACTGGGCCGTTCGCGAACCCGCCTTCGCGCTCGACGTTCTACAAACCGACATCGCTGACTCTTTGGGGAGCACGAACCTTAGTATTGAGATACATCTTACGACACATACGCCCCAAGATGAACTGAGTGAGTGGCCGTCGCAGGTTACCTTGCGAAGAGGAAGGATAGATGCTTCGGAtgtggtgaggaggaggagtgaAGAGGCGATGGGAGAGAGTCTCGCGATTATTGCTTGTGGACCGGCGCAGATGGCGGATGATGCGAGAAAGACAGTTGCTGATTTGTTACGAAATGGAGTTATGAGGGTAGAGTACTTTGAGGAGAGCTTTCAGTGGTGA
- a CDS encoding related to capsule-associated protein produces MPFGSSVAVQKVKSSFLNGRLFDVTFTRIFQCQRKACGDQDAYFDTKSWVDKDEALKSTLAFDIDGNGISGRYYKLLASMSVPIKQTLFLEWHDDRLIPWLHYVPVSQSMEELPELVFYLTSNPSGKEVASQIARQGRQWHTRAFREVDMGLYVYRLLLEMARLQDPQRKANVPWE; encoded by the exons ATGCCATTTGGCTCATCTGT TGCCGTGCAGAAAGTCAAATCTTCCTTTCTGAATGGAAGGCTGTTTGATGTCACCTTCACCCGCATCTTCCAATGCCAGAGAAAAGCCTGCGGGGACCAAGATGCCTATTTCGACACCAAATCCTGGGTAGACAAAGATGAAGCCCTCAAGTCGACGCTTGCCTTTGATATCGACGGCAACGGTATCAGCGGCCGTTATTACAAGCTACTTGCTTCCATGTCGGTGCCAATAAAGCAGACATTATTTCTAGAATGGCACGACGATCGACTAATACCTTGGCTGCACTATGTACCTGTTAGTCAAAGTATGGAAGAGCTCCCAGAGCTTGTCTTTTATCTCACCTCGAATCCATCCGGAAAGGAGGTCGCGAGTCAAATCGCACGGCAAGGTCGACAGTGGCATACGAGGGCGTTCCGCGAAGTCGATATGGGTCTCTATGTTTACAGGCtgctgttggagatggcaaggcttcaagatcctcaacgcAAAGCAAACGTTCCTTGGGAATAA
- a CDS encoding related to putative cystathionine beta-lyase, translating to MSLNKEGPDIAESLRKTFNMASNNFILTAEAHSEALPNFHFSTQAVHADDFVSPHRAIAPAMHSAVNYRYARNPDDLVEMENDDPNAPFDSHVYSRYTAPNYNRLEIVLKTLFKNPVVSYSCGVAAFHSMLVAINPKKVFISDGYHGVHAVIELMAKLNGLKKLSLDDLDQAGPGDMIHIETPLNPTGEARNLAFFSKKAKETGALLTVDATLAPPPLQDPIQFGADLVMHSGTKYIGGHSDMLCGIVIVSPQQVKSGLEQTLRDERMVLGNVMGSLEGWLGIRSLRTLHLRVMRQSQTAEALVSWLNTGLSDSSSVIGRIVHKIAHSSIQQDAEWLKGQMPGGHSPVFSLWLKKPEHAKRLPSKLFIFQHATSLGGVESLCEWRAMSSRGEDQRMLRISTGVEDLEDLKGDLMQAFEALLAEFP from the exons ATGTCCTTGAACAAAGAAGGTCCCGATATCGCCGAATCATTGAGAAAAACCTTCAACATGGCATCCAAcaacttcatcctcacaGCCGAAGCTCACTCCGAAGCCCTACCAAACTTCCATTTCTCAACTCAGGCCGTTCACGCAGATGACTTTGTCAGTCCTCACCGGGCCATCGCCCCGGCTATGCACTCCGCTGTGAACTACCGCTATGCCCGTAACCCTGATGATCTCGTTGAAATGGAAAACGACGAC CCAAATGCCCCATTTGATTCACATGTCTACTCTCGCTACACAGCCCCCAACTACAACAGACTAGAAATCGTTCTCAAGACGCTGTTCAAGAACCCCGTTGTATCATACTCCTGCGGCGTCGCAGCTTTTCACTCAATGCTAGTCGCCATCAATCCTAAGAAAGTCTTTATTTCTGATGGTTATCATGGTGTTCACGCTGTTATTGAGCTCATGGCCAAGCTCAACGGCCTGAAGAAGCTTTCGCTCGATGATCTTGATCAAGCGGGGCCCGGGGATATGATCCATATCGAAACACCACTGAACCCAACGGGCGAAGCGAGAAACCTTGCATTCTTTAGTAAGAAGGCCAAAGAGACCGGGGCATTGCTTACAGTCGATGCTACGCTTGCACCGCCGCCTTTACAGGATCCGATTCAGTTCGGAGCGGATTTGGTTATGCACAGTGGGACGAAGTATATCGGCGGACACTCTGATATGCTCTGTGGCATTGTCATCGTTTCTCCGCAGCAGGTTAAGTCCGGGTTGGAGCAGACATTGAGAGATGAACGAATGGTGTTAGGAAATGTCATGGGAAGTTTGGAGGGTTGGTTGGGCATTCGATCACTACGAACTCTTCACCTGCGAGTGATGCGTCAGTCCCAGACCGCCGAAGCACTCGTATCATGGCTCAACACCGGTCTTTCAGACTCATCATCCGTCATCGGCCGTATAGTCCACAAGATCGCACATTCGTCCATCCAACAAGATGCGGAGTGGCTGAAGGGACAAATGCCAGGTGGTCACAGCCCCGTGTTTAGTCTATGGCTGAAGAAACCCGAGCACGCGAAGCGTTTACCGAGCAAACTATTCATCTTTCAGCATGCTACGAGTTTGGGTGGCGTTGAGAGTTTGTGTGAGTGGCGTGCTATGTCGAGCCGTGGTGAGGATcagaggatgttgagaatcAGTACAGGAGTGGAGGACTTGGAGGATCTGAAAGGGGATTTGATGCAGGCTTTTGAGGCTTTGTTGGCAGAGTTTCCATGA
- a CDS encoding related to cell wall protein PhiA — translation MQFKTLFAASLLGLAAAAPTEECASTKTAPAKSGNSPAPKTFGLVALRSGSPIHFTHFSASENGFLLGLPADKQNATCSGKSDGSAVFRLSEGELYLYNTGKKQQRAYTDRSGMGQGVLQYSTVTKNPLPEAFETKGWKIDKSGNLNFADASGFTACPNGPDGSWAVWVATGNSRPGYSEKECLGFNARVSEIEHATSCFYSEYSG, via the exons ATGCAGTTCAAGACTCTCTTCGCCGCCTCTCTCCTCGGCCTCGCTGCCGCCGCTCCTACTGAGGAATGCGCAAGCACAAAGACCGCCCCCGCCAAGTCCGGCAACTCTCCCGCTCCCAAGACCTTCGGCCTCGTCGCCCTGCGCTCCGGCAGCCCTATTCACTTCACGCACTTCAGCGCTTCTGAGAACGGCTTCTTGCTTGGTCTTCCAGCGGATAAGCAGAACGCTACCTGCTCTGGCAAGTCTGACGGATCAGCTGTCTTCCGCCTGAGCGAGGGTGAACTGTACCTCTACAACACTggcaagaagcagcagcgcGCTTACACCGATCGCTCTGGAATGG GCCAAGGTGTTCTTCAATATTCTACCGTTACCAAGAACCCGCTTCCCGAGGCGTTCGAGACCAAGGGCTGGAAGATCGACAAGTCTGGTAACCTTAACTTTGCCGATGCTAGCGGCTTCACTGCATGCCCCAACGGCCCTGATGGCTCTTGGGCCGTTTGGGTTGCTACAGGTAACTCTCGCCCTGGATACAGCGAGAAGGAGTGTCTTGGATTCAACGCACGTGTTTCTGAGATTGAGCACGCTACTAGCTGCTTTTACTCCGAGTACTCCGGTTAA
- a CDS encoding related to heterokaryon incompatibility protein (het-6OR allele): MTSPFLYFPLHGDEVRVLKIQPAKDITSTAKRHPIICSLEHVSLPATGQDFTSQQFKGAGRTWPELSATPDTDALFKNGRDPHASEGSTRSTTVEVLGAENDLPWRYKWGDFIALSYVWGYPKRKEGEPPYLITVDGVAFEVGPNLYFALAQLSRSIRIRQGFKVWIDAICINQADLDERSQQVTRMRDIYQSAWQVVIWLGPEEHDSSLAISALYWLACESEQTKPMERFYTEEFSVDLRPLVIIWPRYKSSMKKDVYRALFHFFTRPYWRRMWIVQEVAMGNMNSPVICGNACISWNDLYRAVGIIAADESRFGREILETVQPRILPAWSFEFARDRLLHERTWAPERMWKIHQTMTKIQNNQRLAPLSTKWEDLVRALNIARDSLITEEKDRVYGILGIKAIADRVHIEPDYKLSLSVIYTNFTEELLSKGDMNILRLASGHGGYVPFKRTSDSLPPSVRNRSLAPVLLIMLDTATRLQDKTPVGTPCEHSLPSWAICWSCSPAPTAQLRGMYHADRHLGSTISRPAISNMALILKGIFTDTITSLSAFHVDECDGRYPDNTFASNCSIYGDIKATREALWRTIVADTTSEETARAPETYSWLLDHKLWQRGVAGVYTYGFGLHDFMARNQHLRLCGYTLEQLIFGHNKWLTRLRMTIGDNYYNSTESQREALSWAINTMAWRRLFGTKNGRMGLGTCAAEVKDRVVLLRGCDTPLIIREYNSGWKLIGECYTHGIMYGEVAANEDELVDIAIY; this comes from the coding sequence ATGACATCGCCTTTCTTGTATTTCCCCTTACATGGTGACGAGGTCCGTGTTCTCAAGATCCAGCCGGCTAAAGACATAACCAGCACCGCCAAGCGTCATCCAATAATATGCTCACTTGAACATGTTTCTTTGCCAGCGACAGGACAAGACTTTACCTCTCAACAGTTCAAAGGGGCAGGAAGAACGTGGCCTGAGCTATCTGCAACACCCGACACCGATGCCCTCTTCAAGAATGGCAGAGATCCGCATGCAAGCGAAGGCAGCACACGCTCTACGACTGTAGAAGTACTCGGTGCTGAAAATGATCTACCGTGGCGATACAAATGGGGCGATTTCATCGCCTTGTCATATGTATGGGGATAcccaaagagaaaagaaggagagcCTCCGTATCTCATCACAGTCGACGGCGTTGCTTTTGAAGTTGGACCAAACTTGTACTTTGCTCTGGCACAACTGAGTCGAAGTATCAGAATTAGACAAGGCTTCAAAGTCTGGATCGATGCAATCTGTATCAACCAGGCCGACTTAGATGAACGCAGCCAGCAAGTCACTAGAATGCGCGACATTTACCAATCAGCGTGGCAGGTTGTCATATGGCTCGGCCCAGAAGAGCATGATAGCTCACTAGCTATATCTGCGCTGTACTGGCTAGCATGTGAGTCAGAGCAAACGAAGCCGATGGAAAGGTTCTACACTGAAGAATTCTCGGTTGACTTGCGCCCTCTGGTTATTATATGGCCCAGATACAAAAgttcgatgaagaaggatgttTACAGAGCCCTGTTTCACTTCTTTACAAGGCCGTACTGGCGCCGAATGTGGATTGTCCAAGAAGTTGCAATGGGCAACATGAACAGTCCTGTTATTTGCGGTAACGCATGTATCTCGTGGAATGATCTCTACAGAGCTGTCGGGATAATAGCCGCCGACGAGTCAAGGTTCGGGCGTGAAATTCTCGAAACTGTTCAACCACGGATTTTACCAGCATGGTCGTTTGAGTTCGCCCGAGACAGACTTCTCCATGAAAGAACTTGGGCGCCAGAACGAATGTGGAAGATTCATCAGACCATGACGAAGATCCAAAACAACCAAAGACTTGCGCCTCTATCAACTAAATGGGAAGACCTTGTACGAGCACTGAATATTGCACGTGATTCTCTTATTACGGAAGAGAAGGATAGGGTTTATGGTATTCTTGGTATTAAAGCTATCGCCGATAGGGTTCACATCGAGCCTGACTACAAACTCTCACTATCAGTCATTTATACCAATTTCACGGAGGAGCTCTTGTCGAAAGGTGACATGAACATTCTACGCCTAGCTTCTGGTCATGGCGGGTATGTTCCGTTCAAGAGAACCTCAGACAGCCTGCCTCCATCTGTACGAAATCGCTCCCTCGCACCGGTTTTACTAATAATGCTTGATACTGCTACGAGACTACAGGACAAGACTCCTGTCGGGACGCCTTGCGAGCATAGCCTTCCCTCCTGGGCAATATGCTGGTCCTGTTCACCGGCGCCAACCGCACAGCTTCGAGGAATGTACCATGCCGACAGACACCTTGGTTCGACGATTTCAAGGCCAGCTATTTCAAATATGGCTCTCATTTTGAAGGGCATCTTTACAGATACCATCACTTCACTGAGCGCATTTCACGTCGACGAATGTGATGGGCGCTATCCTGACAACACTTTTGCCTCGAACTGCAGCATCTACGGAGATATAAAAGCTACACGGGAGGCACTCTGGCGAACTATAGTGGCTGATACAACATCAGAAGAGACAGCTCGTGCACCAGAGACCTactcttggcttcttgatcaCAAACTATGGCAGAGAGGCGTTGCTGGCGTGTACACATACGGGTTCGGATTGCATGACTTTATGGCACGAAATCAGCATCTCCGTCTATGCGGTTACACATTGGAGCAGTTGATATTTGGGCACAACAAATGGCTTACCAGATTGAGGATGACTATTGGtgataattactataattcGACTGAGTCGCAGCGGGAGGCTTTGTCGTGGGCGATTAATACGATGGCGTGGAGGAGACTGTTTGGGACAAAGAATGGCAGGATGGGATTGGGGACATGTGCAGCTGAAGTTAAAGATAGAGTTGTCCTCTTGAGGGGCTGTGACACGCCACTTATCATCAGAGAGTACAACAGCGGTTGGAAGCTTATAGGGGAGTGTTATACTCATGGTATTATGTACGGCGAGGTAGCCGCCAACGAGGATGAACTTGTAGATATCGCGATTTACTGA
- a CDS encoding probable periplasmic nitrate reductase, which yields MDNCSEPPSICSRDSIEDIWGPRTPYVHQWPTRVDHACDEEPEKWVQSACVLCSNGCGLDIGVKDGKVVGVRGRATDRVNKGRLGPKGLNGWKAINSKERLTHPLIRRNGKLERATWDEAMDLIVRKSKQLVEKLTAHSIAFYTSGQLFLEEYYVLALIGKAGLNTLHMDGNTRLCTATAAASMRESFGSDGQPGSYTDIDYTDCLFMVGHNMAATQTVLWSRVLDRLAGPTPPKLIVVDPRYSESASKATLHLAPKIGTNLALLNGIQHLMFKNGWINEAYVSKHVVGLEDLKSTVEGYNPERVAEITGVPASKIEEAARILGQTPSLLSSALQGVYQSNQATASACQINNIHLLRGLIGKAGSGIFQMNGQPTAQNNRETGCDGEFPGFRNHQNAKHMQELADLWNINNIQVPHWNEPTHIHNILTFMEKGSIRMVWVSGTNPLVSLPNLPKVRDIFTQPELFVICQDIYMTETASIADVVLPAAQWGEKTGCFTNVDRTVHLSHKAVEPPGEAKPDLEIFLDYSRRMGFKNKEDGPLTPWTQPEEVFEAWKRLSAGRPCDYTGMSYGKLTGGSGIQWPCNEQYPVGKERLFDDGVFFTDIDYCESYGHDLQTGVPYSEEYYKELRPAGRAILKTCDYVAPYEDPDDEYPLRLSTGRNVYHFHTRTKTGRTALQKACPEPEIRISEKDAETHDVKTGDMAVIKSRRGEVEMKVKVGKISQGQAFIPFHFGYWDTKDGRARAANELTITEWDPISKQPTFKSGAISITKVPEDRPTAKERQSEALAKAEKNDAATSSATESDLSNRERQLETWLGETYESILLLRDITEQLLDHLVADSEAHSGVRILIQITKDTTKRLKPHVDKFGENQARGRHAAHTLRDSLFPKSDNTPSQLQVLEALRSLQVYLAHLRVGLEALNPVSQAIWDEDFFQAVLYAISQVKRMQDWVTTQIKVRAPQALLVPCKVG from the exons ATGGATAATTGCAGTGAACCTCCCTCTATATGCTCGCGAGACTCTATTGAAGATATTTGGGGGCCGAGAACACCGTATGTTCATCAGTGGCCTACAAGGGTAGATCATGCTTGTGATGAGGAGCCGGAGAAATGGGTACAGAGTGCATGTGTGCTGTGCAG TAATGGCTGTGGGCTCGACATTGGTGTTAAGGATGGCAAGGTCGTCGGTGTGAGAGGCCGTGCTACTGACCGCGTCAATAAAGGAAGACTGGGTCCAAAGGGACTCAATGG TTGGAAGGCTATCAACAGCAAGGAAAGGCTCACTCATCCTCTGATCCGAAGAAACGGCAAGCTTGAGCGTGCAACTTGGGATGAAGCCATGGACCTCATTGTCAGAAAGTCAAAGCAGCTCGTTGAGAAACTCACAGCCCATAGCATAGCTTTCTACACCAGTGGCCAGCTTTTTCTCGAAGAATACTATGTTCTTGCTCTGATTGGGAAAGCTGGATTGAATACGCTACACAT GGACGGAAATACTAGGCTCTGCACTGCAACTGCGGCAGCTTCAATGAGAGAGTCGTTTGGGAGCGACGGGCAGCCTGGTTCTTACACTGATATCGACTATACGGATTGCCTCTTCATGGTAGGGCACAACATGGCAGCTACTCAAACTGTGCTTTGGTCAAGAGTTCTCGATCGACTAGCCGGCCCAACTCCCCCAAAATTGATCGTCGTGGACCCTCGCTACAGTGAGAGTGCTTCCAAAGCTACGCTGCACCTAGCCCCCAAGATCGGTACCAATCTTGCCTTACTGAACGGCATTCAGCATCTCATGTTCAAGAACGGCTGGATTAACGAAGCTTATGTCTCTAAGCATGTCGTcggtcttgaagatctcaaAAGCACAGTTGAGGGCTACAACCCCGAGAGAGTTGCAGAAATCACTGGTGTTCCAGCAAGCAAGATTGAAGAAGCCGCTAGGATCCTCGGCCAAACACCAAGTCTACTGTCATCAGCCCTCCAAGGAGTGTATCAATCGAACCAAGCGACAGCCAGTGCCTGTCAGATTAACAACATCCATCTCCTTCGCGGTCTTATTGGTAAGGCAGGAAGTGGTATTTTTCAGATGAATGGCCAGCCAACTGCTCAGAATAACCGCGAGACTGGTTGCGATGGAGAGTTCCCTGGGTTCCGAAACCATCAGAACGCGAAACATATGCAAGAGCTGGCAGATCTCTGGAACATCAACAATATCCAGGTGCCGCACTGGAATGAGCCTACTCATATCCACAACATTTTGACGTTCATGGAGAAGGGCTCTATTCGAATGGTTTGGGTTTCGGGCACGAACCCGCTCGTCAGCTTGCCCAACCTTCCCAAGGTCCGAGATATCTTTACCCAACCAGAGTTGTTTGTCATCTGCCAGGATATTTACATGACAGAGACGGCTTCTATCGCCGATGTTGTTCTTCCAGCTGCCCAATGGGGTGAGAAGACAGGATGCTTTACAAACGTTGACCGAACCGTGCATTTATCTCACAAGGCTGTTGAACCGCCGGGGGAAGCCAAGCCAGATCTCGAGATATTTCTAGACTACAGCCGTCGCATGGGCTTCAAGAATAAAGAAGACGGACCTCTCACGCCTTGGACGCAGCCAGAAGAGGTTTTTGAGGCATGGAAGCGTCTATCTGCTGGTAGGCCTTGTGATTACACAGGCATGTCTTATGGGAAGCTCACTGGTGGCTCTGGTATTCAATGGCCCTGTAATGAGCAGTATCCTGTTGGTAAAGAGCGCCTCTTCGACGACGGTGTCTTCTTTACAGATATTGACTACTGCGAAAGCTATGGCCATGATCTACAAACTGGAGTGCCATACTCTGAGGAATACTACAAAGAGCTCAGACCGGCTGGTCGTGCGATCCTCAAGACATGCGACTACGTAGCTCCATATGAAGATCCCGATGATGAATATCCTCTGAGGCTCTCGACAGGACGGAATGTGTACCATTTCCATACGAGGACCAAGACAGGAAGAACGGCACTGCAGAAAGCTTGCCCTGAACCTGAGATTCGTATATCCgagaaggatgctgagaCTCATGATGTGAAGACTGGCGACATGGCCGTAATCAAGTCCAGGCgaggtgaggttgagatgaaggTAAAGGTGGGCAAGATTTCTCAGGGACAAGCTTTCATTCCGTTCCATTTTGGATACTGGGATACAAAGGATGGAAGAGCACGCGCCGCAAATGAGCTCACGATCA CTGAATGGGACCCCATATCTAAGCAACCGACGTTCAAATCCGGTGCAATCTCCATCACAAAGGTCCCAGAAGATCGCCCAACGGCAAAGGAACGACAATCCGAGGCTTTAGCCAAAGCGGAAAAGAATGACGCTGCGACTTCCAGCGCTACAGAGAGTGATCTCAGTAACCGTGAGCGTCAATTAGAGACTTGGCTAGGCGAAACCTACGAATCAATTCTCCTCCTACGCGACATCACAGAACAATTACTAGACCATCTAGTAGCCGACTCCGAAGCTCACTCCGGCGTTCGTATACTCATCCAAATCACCAAAGACACAACAAAACGCCTCAAACCACACGTCGATAAGTTTGGTGAGAATCAAGCTCGTGGCAGACACGCCGCCCATACATTGCGGGACTCATTATTCCCCAAGAGCGATAATACACCAAGTCAACTCCAAGTACTAGAGGCGCTGCGAAGTCTGCAAGTTTACTTGGCCCATCTGCGAGTTGGGCTGGAAGCGCTGAACCCTGTTAGCCAGGCGATATGGGATGAGGACTTCTTTCAGGCGGTTTTGTATGCAATTTCGCAGGTTAAGAGGATGCAGGATTGGGTGACGACGCAGATCAAGGTTAGGGCTCCTCAGGCGCTTTTGGTGCCCTGCAAGGTTGGTTAG
- a CDS encoding related to NmrA-like family protein: protein MTQIGIFPASGALGTSTYTHILSQVPNDKVTLISRYPEKVPKKYVENGTTVRQASYESSAEELQAAFAGIDVLFLISYPSHVHEYRTKVHTKALDAAVKAGVKHIFYSSLGFASIGESTTKAEVLGAHLDSEAHLREIASAKEGCTWTSIREGLYSESFPIYTSFLDLKNPPAKVLIPHDGSGPGVSWVKRDELGEATARLIASYAKSPLSFKYTDQIVTLTGPKSWTLAETVQVLSRVAGKDFKIQEISVDEYINLPQIKQYFGTEDKARTWATAWDAIRAGETAGVTNTMREILGREPEDFEKTIKELVKNQWSG from the coding sequence ATGACGCAAATCGGAATCTTCCCCGCTTCTGGAGCCCTTGGCACCAGCACGTACACTCACATTCTCTCCCAAGTCCCAAACGACAAAGTCACGCTCATCAGCCGATATCCCGAAAAGGTTCCCAAGAAATACGTGGAAAACGGAACTACCGTTCGTCAGGCTTCTTACGAGTCTAGCGCCGAAGAGCTCCAGGCTGCGTTTGCAGGGATTGATgtcctcttcttgatctcgtaTCCTAGCCATGTTCACGAGTATAGGACTAAGGTGCACACCAAAGCACTTGATGCGGCGGTTAAAGCTGGAGTAAAGCATATTTTCTACTCGTCGCTTGGTTTTGCGTCGATTGGTGAGAGTACTACCAAGGCTGAAGTCTTGGGCGCTCATCTCGACAGTGAGGCGCATCTACGTGAGATCGCGAGTGCTAAGGAGGGATGTACGTGGACGAGCATTCGCGAGGGTCTTTACAGCGAGTCATTCCCCATCTACACTTCATTCCTTGACCTTAAGAACCCACCGGCCAAAGTTCTCATTCCACATGATGGGAGTGGACCTGGTGTCAGCTGGGTCAAGAGAGATGAACTCGGAGAAGCGACCGCACGTCTCATCGCCTCATACGCGAAATCACCGTTATCATTTAAATACACCGACCAGATCGTCACTTTAACCGGTCCCAAATCCTGGACATTAGCAGAGACCGTCCAAGTCCTGTCACGCGTCGCAGGAAAAGACTTCAAAATCCAAGAAATAAGCGTGGACGAGTATATCAACCTCCCTCAGATAAAACAATACTTTGGCACCGAGGATAAGGCGAGGACGTGGGCTACAGCATGGGACGCCATCCGCGCGGGAGAAACAGCTGGAGTGACGAACACAATGAGAGAGATTCTGGGAAGGGAGCCTGAGGATTTCGAAAAGACTATTAAGGAATTGGTCAAGAATCAGTGGTCAGGATAG